From the genome of Eucalyptus grandis isolate ANBG69807.140 chromosome 2, ASM1654582v1, whole genome shotgun sequence, one region includes:
- the LOC104432712 gene encoding scarecrow-like protein 30, with amino-acid sequence MESLLTEHSSSLNGFKFDHRSISIHPNCNLINGFKHDAEPNNPVSSASSLEVESPEDSDTSNSILKFIGEMLMEEDLEEKNCMLQDCLAALQAEEKNWRDVLYQKDSPSSEHSSPSVNQNFMSRYYYYSPENSNSDGCYNCAAVSNHVKFNGAHEQGNCNASCAAVIDSPSSSYLDLDSYSGIQAANELLLSRTTDILGVGSNRTVFPEPKEVVDHTGSEGEGSQCSPNREKKSHGREDEEYQQGGRSNKQSAIFVEEEFDEQTALFDKVLLCQGGIGDQLYPLYDNPEKQENEELPRNVPAKGSSSSSSSSSGNSSGKTSRRRKKGSGGDMVDLWTLLTQCAQSVASNDHRSSHELLKQIRQHSSPYGDGTQRLAYYFANGLEARLVGTETPSYSALIGNGASAAEILKSYQVFVQACPFKRMSNFFANRTIMKRAEQARRLHIIDFGILYGFQWPCLIQRISRRQGGPPKIRMTGIEFPQPGFRPSERVEETGRRLEKYAKRFNVDFEYQVIAKKWETIQLEDLKLEGDEMTVVNCLHRLKNLADESVLMNSPRDAVLNLIRRINPDIFVHGVVNGSYNAPFFVTRFREALFHFSSLFDMFDVSLTREDPQRMLFEKEVFARDAMNAIACEGFARVERPETYKQWQIRNMRAGFRQIPLDDEIFRKVKKTVKVQYHRDFIVDQDGCWMLQGWKGRVIHALSCWVPA; translated from the coding sequence ATGGAATCCCTTCTCACAGAACATTCTAGTTCGTTGAATGGGTTTAAGTTTGACCACAGATCGATTTCGATCCACCCAAATTGTAATCTCATTAATGGGTTCAAACATGATGCCGAACCCAATAACCCCGTTTCCAGTGCATCTAGCTTGGAGGTGGAATCCCCAGAAGATAGTGATACCTCCAATTCGATTCTCAAGTTCATAGGGGAGATGCTCATGGAGGAGGACTTGGAGGAGAAAAACTGCATGTTGCAGGATTGCTTGGCCGCCCTCCAGGccgaagaaaaaaattggcgtGATGTCCTCTACCAGAAGGATTCCCCGTCATCAGAACATTCATCCCCTTCCGTTAATCAAAACTTCATGAGtagatattattattattcccCTGAAAATAGCAATTCCGATGGTTGTTACAACTGTGCGGCTGTATCAAACCATGTTAAGTTCAATGGTGCTCATGAGCAGGGTAATTGCAATGCCTCTTGTGCTGCTGTGATTGATTCTCCTTCTAGCTCCTATCTGGATCTTGACTCATATAGTGGAATACAAGCAGCTAATGAGCTCCTTTTAAGTCGGACTACTGATATACTTGGTGTGGGGAGTAATCGGACAGTGTTTCCTGAACCAAAAGAAGTAGTTGATCATACTGGGTCAGAGGGTGAGGGAAGTCAATGTTCTCCCaacagggaaaagaaaagtcacGGACGGGAAGATGAAGAGTACCAACAAGGAGGACGAAGTAACAAACAGTCAGCAATTTTCGTGGAAGAAGAGTTTGATGAACAAACAGCTTTGTTTGACAAGGTCTTGCTTTGTCAAGGTGGAATAGGTGACCAATTATACCCTCTTTACGATAACccagaaaagcaagaaaatgaagagtTGCCGCGGAATGTTCCTGCAAAAGGatccagcagcagcagcagtagcagTAGCGGCAACAGCAGTGGCAAAACGTCacgaaggaggaaaaaggggagtgGTGGGGATATGGTGGATCTGTGGACCCTTTTGACTCAATGTGCACAATCTGTGGCAAGCAATGATCATCGAAGTTCACATGAACTGCTCAAACAAATCAGACAGCATTCTTCTCCCTATGGCGATGGCACCCAGAGGCTGGCCTATTATTTCGCCAATGGCCTTGAAGCACGTTTAGTAGGCACAGAGACGCCATCCTATTCGGCGCTCATAGGTAATGGTGCATCTGCTGCCGAAATCCTCAAATCCTACCAGGTCTTCGTCCAAGCGTGCCCCTTTAAAAGGATGTCAAATTTCTTTGCAAACAGGACAATCATGAAAAGGGCTGAGCAAGCACGCAGGCTTCACATTATTGATTTTGGCATTCTCTATGGCTTCCAATGGCCCTGCCTTATTCAACGTATCTCGAGAAGACAAGGTGGCCCTCCCAAGATCCGCATGACGGGTATCGAGTTCCCACAACCTGGGTTTAGACCCTCGGAGAGGGTCGAGGAAACTGGGCGACGATTAGAGAAGTATGCCAAGAGATTCAACGTGGACTTTGAGTACCAGGTGATTGCGAAAAAGTGGGAAACCATCCAATTAGAGGATCTGAAGCTTGAAGGAGACGAGATGACTGTGGTCAATTGCTTGCACAGGTTGAAGAACCTGGCTGATGAATCAGTGCTGATGAACAGTCCAAGGGATGCAGTTTTGAATCTGATAAGAAGGATTAACCCGGATATATTCGTCCATGGGGTGGTCAACGGCTCCTATAATGCTCCTTTCTTTGTCACGAGGTTCCGGGAAGCGCTGTTTCATTTCTCTTCGCTGTTTGATATGTTTGATGTGAGTTTGACTCGAGAGGATCCACAGAGGATGCTCTTTGAGAAAGAGGTATTTGCCAGAGATGCGATGAATGCCATCGCATGTGAAGGTTTTGCCAGGGTCGAGAGGCCCGAGACATACAAGCAATGGCAGATTAGAAATATGAGAGCAGGCTTTAGGCAGATTCCGTTGGATGATGAGATATTTAGGAAAGTAAAGAAAACAGTAAAGGTACAGTACCACAGGGATTTCATCGTAGATCAGGATGGATGTTGGATGCTCCAGGGATGGAAAGGGAGAGTGATCCATGCACTCTCGTGCTGGGTACCCGCTTAG
- the LOC104432711 gene encoding uncharacterized protein LOC104432711 codes for MAKRELSSTLKNLKFMQRAAAREEKPKKEVEAEANGDFLSSASVRKKCVVIMEGDPHPGAVIGRMSFQCFNPSVDKMNEEAANPHQPDAPVTSSGPQSEGSSFRDNGSAMNGEEPVSFNKQDSEGNEDFKRKQSEVVADTPYPSKSPRTMQSDQQPSPAGSRSSHKQPKREKLDWNILRRSKGQEEK; via the exons ATGGCGAAACGCGAGCTCTCGAGCaccttgaagaatttgaag TTCATGCAAAGGGCGGCCGCGAGAGAGGAGAAACCCAAGAAGGAGGTTGAAGCGGAAGCTAATGGGGACTTCCTTTCCTCTGCTTCAGTTCGGAAGAAATG CGTTGTCATAATGGAAGGTGATCCTCATCCTGGAGCAGTCATTGGACGAATGTCTTTCCAGTGTTTTAATCCTTCTGTAGAT AAAATGAATGAAGAGGCAGCAAATCCTCATCAGCCAGATGCTCCAGTGACATCTTCTGGTCCTCAAAGTGAAGGATCTTCTTTCAG GGATAATGGGTCTGCAATGAATGGCGAAGAACCTGTTAGCTTTAATAAACAGGATTCTGAAGGGAATGAAGACTTTAAAAGAAAGCAATCTGAAGTCGTAGCAGACACTCCGTATCCCAGCAAATCACCAAGAACTATGCAAAGTGATCAACAGCCATCGCCTGCCGGTAGTCGAAGTTCTCACAAGCAGCCAAAACGAGAAAAGCTAGATTGGAATATTCTGAGACGATCTAAGggtcaagaagaaaaataa
- the LOC104432713 gene encoding scarecrow-like protein 14: MYYATSVPINLDADLNLPSRDTRPNLEMLRHSTSSSESANIRGDSLSLSDHSNSMDPVLKYVNQILMEEKMEQQPWVVPNIVALRHTEKSLYDALGKKYPDSPEQTKVVDTNQVSNSSCWNPWGRSDRGSNSTAITSSNSCRPLDPNSHDDPEGNNYASIHAKSPGNVVLQSNVDYKFQSFVNSVDSLPKYGDNFCYSVPSEVLISPIFNNNESVVQFNKGLEEARKFIPRGFHITIGQEKDGLAPTIRDKEEIGIKGSHQSENGSRGRKNHESHYARSEEGPANKQLASYNEDPELSDLLEKLLLSNKNGGLLSLECKSEKLSEIKDPQDPNGTGDQSNKNGNESTLDLRSLLILCAQPVSTNDFKTACGLLRHIRQDSSPSGNGSQRVAHYFADALEARLAGSAGRSQAFYYSVIQKRSVADKLKAYHLEYSACPFPKFQILFSNYMILKSAETAKVLHIIDFGINYGFQWPILIQELSKRTGGVPKLRITGIELPQPGFRPSEKIEQTGHRLAKYCKRFNVPFEFQAVASVSWECIEVADLKIQSDEVVAVNCLARFENLYDETVEINCQRDMVLNLIGSIKPQIFIHGIRNGSYNMPFFITRFREALFQLSAIYDVFDTTVVHDNVQRFVLEKDVFGREVMNIVACEGMERVERPETYKQWQLRLTRVGFQQLPLDQELIKKARAKLSGNYHKDFKLEEENNWMLLGWRGRIISGCTCWLSA; encoded by the coding sequence ATGTATTATGCAACATCTGTTCCCATTAACCTCGATGCAGACCTGAATCTTCCATCAAGAGATACAAGACCCAATTTAGAGATGCTTCGCCATTCGACAAGCTCCAGTGAAAGTGCGAATATAAGAGGGgactctctttccctctcagATCACAGCAACTCAATGGATCCTGTTCTCAAATACGTAAATCAGATTCTcatggaagagaaaatggagcAACAACCATGGGTGGTTCCCAATATCGTGGCTCTACGGCACACAGAAAAGTCCTTGTATGATGCACTTGGTAAGAAATACCCAGATTCCCCCGAGCAAACCAAAGTGGTTGATACCAATCAGGTCAGTAACAGCTCATGCTGGAATCCTTGGGGAAGAAGTGATCGAGGCAGTAACAGCACTGCCATCACCAGCTCCAACTCTTGCCGTCCTCTGGATCCTAATTCACATGACGACCCGGAAGGAAACAATTATGCTTCCATTCATGCCAAAAGTCCTGGTAACGTGGTCTTGCAGTCGAACGTGGATTACAAATTTCAGTCCTTCGTCAATTCTGTAGACAGCTTGCCTAAGTATGGGGATAACTTTTGTTACTCGGTTCCAAGTGAGGTCTTAATTAGTCCAATCTTCAACAACAATGAGTCTGTTGTGCAATTTAACAAAGGGTTAGAGGAGGCCAGGAAGTTCATCCCCAGAGGCTTTCATATTACTATCGGTCAGGAGAAAGATGGATTGGCTCCAACCATCAGAGACAAGGAAGAAATTGGCATCAAAGGGAGCCACCAGTCAGAGAATGGGTCCAGGGGGAGAAAGAATCATGAAAGCCATTATGCAAGGTCCGAAGAAGGGCCGGCCAACAAGCAGTTGGCTTCGTACAACGAAGACCCTGAGCTTTCAGATTTGCTTGAAAAGTTGTTGCTCAGCAACAAAAATGGGGGGCTTCTATCATTAGAGTGCAAATCGGAGAAGTTAAGTGAAATCAAGGATCCTCAAGATCCTAATGGTACTGGGGATCAAAGTAATAAGAACGGAAACGAGAGCACATTGGATTTGAGGAGTCTTCTGATTCTCTGTGCACAACCTGTCTCTACTAATGACTTCAAGACCGCTTGTGGACTGCTTAGGCATATAAGACAAGATTCATCCCCCTCCGGTAATGGTTCCCAGAGGGTAGCCCATTACTTTGCCGATGCTCTGGAAGCACGCCTTGCAGGCAGTGCCGGTAGAAGTCAAGCCTTTTACTATTCAGTTATCCAGAAGAGATCAGTAGCTGATAAGTTGAAAGCATACCACCTTGAATATTCGGCCTGTCCATTCCCGAAATTCCAGATCCTCTTTTCAAACTACATGATTTTGAAATCAGCAGAAACAGCAAAAGTCCTCCATATCATAGACTTTGGTATTAATTATGGTTTCCAATGGCCAATCCTTATCCAAGAGCTCTCAAAGAGAACCGGAGGGGTTCCAAAGCTGCGCATCACAGGAATAGAACTTCCACAACCTGGATTTCGTCCCAGTGAAAAAATTGAGCAAACAGGTCACCGTTTGGCCAAGTATTGCAAGCGCTTTAATGTACCTTTCGAATTCCAAGCGGTAGCATCAGTGAGCTGGGAATGTATCGAAGTTGCAGATCTAAAGATTCAAAGTGACGAGGTGGTTGCCGTGAATTGTCTTGCTCGATTTGAGAATCTCTACGACGAGACAGTTGAGATAAACTGTCAGCGGGATATGGTATTAAACCTGATTGGGAGTATAAAACCTCAAATCTTTATCCATGGTATAAGAAATGGATCCTACAACATGCCATTTTTCATAACAAGATTCCGTGAGgctctttttcaactctctgcGATTTATGATGTGTTTGACACTACCGTAGTTCATGACAATGTACAGAGGTTTGTTCTGGAGAAAGATGTCTTCGGACGAGAGGTAATGAATATTGTGGCATGTGAAGGTATGGAGAGGGTTGAGAGGCCCGAAACATATAAGCAGTGGCAACTTCGCCTTACCAGGGTTGGTTTCCAGCAGCTTCCTCTGGATCAGGAGTTGATAAAGAAGGCTAGGGCTAAGTTAAGTGGAAATTACCACAAGGATTtcaagcttgaagaagaaaacaactGGATGCTACTTGGTTGGAGGGGCCGAATAATTTCCGGTTGCACCTGTTGGTTATCGGCATAG
- the LOC104432710 gene encoding suppressor of disruption of TFIIS encodes MDFENKYQQAPEPKYECLLFDLDDTLYPFSSGLSALITKNIQEYMLHKLHMEESKVPELCLSLYKDYGTTMAGLKALGYNFDYDDCHGFVHGTLPYDILKPDPVLRHLLQSLPIRKCIFTNADKAHAARALARLGLEDCFDGIVCFETLNPTDKSTASPDEKDSNLTCLQTRSVSRDEASLFGACSIDVDAGVMLPKTPVVCKPFEEAFEQAFKILNINPQRTVFFDDSVRNLQTGKQLGLHTVLVGTAHRTKGVDYALESIHNIREALPELWEADKNSECVKYSGEVAIETSVEA; translated from the exons ATGGATTTCGAAAACAAGTACCAGCAGGCTCCAGAACCCAAATACGAGTGCTTGTTATTTG ATCTGGATGACACTTTGTATCCATTTAGTTCTGGACTGTCAGCGCTGATTACCAAGAACATTCAAG AATATATGTTGCACAAGCTTCATATGGAGGAGAGTAAAGTTCCAGAATTGTGTCTATCACTTTACAAGGATTATGGGACGACTATGGCTGGTCTGAAG GCACTTGGATATAATTTTGACTACGATGACTGTCATGG TTTTGTTCACGGGACATTGCCATACGATATATTGAAGCCTGACCCTGTATTAAGACATCTTTTACAGAGCCTTCCCATCCGCAAGTGT ATATTTACCAACGCAGACAAAGCTCACGCTGCTAGAGCTCTTGCGAGGCTTGGATTGGAGGACTGCTTTGATGGGATTGTATGCTTTGAGACTCTAAATCCTACTGATAAAAGTACTGCTTCACCTGATGAGAAAGACAGTAATTTGACATGCCTGCAAACGAGGTCTGTTTCCCGCGATGAAGCCTCTCTTTTTGGTGCTTGCTCTATCGATGTTGATGCGGGTGTGATGCTTCCTAAAACTCCAGTTGTTTGCAAGCCATTTGAGGAGGCATTTGAGCAAGCTTTTAAGATTCTTAACATAAACCCTCAGCGAACG GTGTTCTTTGATGATAGCGTCCGCAACTTACAGACTGGGAAACAATTGGGACTTCATACGGTGCTG GTTGGCACCGCTCACCGAACCAAGGGGGTTGACTACGCATTGGAGAGCATCCATAATATCCGGGAGGCACTGCCAGAGCTCTGGGAAGCTGACAAGAATTCTGAATGCGTTAAGTATTCAGGGGAGGTTGCAATTGAGACATCAGTGGAAGCCTAG